AAGTTATGGTGTTGACAGCGCATGGGATTGGCCAGAAGGTCAACTTGAATTAAAATCTACTTTTACGGATAATGGATATATTGTTGAAGGCAGAATTAGTATGACTTCCTTAAAAGAATTGGATCTTTTTGATGGAAATGTACTCTATGCAGGATTGTATCGAGGCAACTATAGTTCCAGAGCAGGTAAGAAGCCTTCTGTCGATTGGATTAGCTGGGTAAAACCTAAGAAACTAAACTTTCACATCCCTTCTTCATTTGGAGTTTTAAAGTTTATGGAATAAGGAGATTGATATGAAAAATAGAAACAGGATCCCAGACACCGTTAGGGTTTCCTAGTGGAGTACCGAGTCATTGTCTCGTCCTAAAAAAGTTTACGTATTTTGCATTAATCCTAAAATAGATTTATAACTTACTCTTAGTCCTGTTATAGATTTACCAGTCATTTTGAAATTTAATCTAAAAATCCTCCGACCCTTGGTGTCGGGCCTGCCTGCCGGCAAAGGCAGGGTTTCCTATTAATCTCTCCTTTGGAGAGGTCAGAATTGCCTTTTTTTGGCAATTCTGGGTGAGGTAAAATACAGAATTTCGATTTTTGACCTTGAGGTCAAAACCTTGTGGGCAAATTAATTGGGTATGAAACCAGTGAAATACCGCTGTGGCTCTGCCCTGGGGATAGTTGGTTTTAAGAAATTCTTTATTTGGTATTATTCCATTTCCCAAATATCAGTAAAGGATACCTTAAAAGCATCGACATTAGACATTGTTTTTGTTTTTTCTGCAAAAATTAGGAGCTGTTCTATTCTACGTTTGCCAGATGGATGTGTAAAGGTTTCATTTCCGAACAGGATTTTAAGAACATTAAAATCTTGCTTCATTAGACGCGCCATTTTGGGGAGATGTACAGTAATTTTATAGAATGCAATTAAATCTGCTAACAATTCAGCTTTTTTATAAATATTAGTTAGCTTTCCATTAGGGATTTCATTACCTAAATTAAACAAAGAAGCCTGAGCAAGTGTAGCCATATGAGCAAGTTCGTGGGCCATAACAAAGATACGTATTGTATCAATAGGTGCGTCTACTAAACCTTGACTAACTTCTATATAACCAGAAGCCGCTCCTGCATTTATAGTATTATCATTTTTATCGATAACATAATGCGAAGGAAATTTAATGCTATCATATTCTGAAAAAAGAGGCAATATCTTTTTAGTATACAAATTCATTAATGTTTCTTGGTTGGTTAGTTTTTCGGGCATTTCTACTTGAGCTTTAGACTTTACAATAGACCAAGAAATAATAACAACGCAAATACCAATGGCTAATAAATACATCCTATTCTGCATCTTAATTAAGCTTATAGAAAAACCCTCTAAAGAGAGGGTTTTTCTATAATTTATACAATAAAAAATTAGTTATATACTATAGTTTGAGTTACAAAAATGAATCCAAAATAAGAATAATCTATGGTTAGTGGATAGTTGTCTGTATTATATGTGTAGCTTTTTTTATTGTCATCGTATGCTGGAGATTCGTATGTAGAAGGATTATTAGGACCTCCTCTTTCTACTGTTTGTATAATCTTACCAAAAGCAGCAGGATAAACATGAGCAAAAGGATTGTTTTTATCGTCGAAAGCTGTTGCTATGGTTGTACTATATTCTATGCCTGTATCATTTTTTAGCATATTCCCGTTGGCATCGTAAGTATTGGTTACAACATTATCGGCTTCGCCTGGCACAGAAGTAGTTTTTGCTTCAATTCTACCTAGATCGTTGTATTGGTATGTAGTACTGCTTATCGCTACGGCGAAATCATCTTCTTTTGTAAAAGTTTCTGAAGACACTATTATGCCATCCTCATAAGTGAATACAACTCTTTCATCGTCGCCATCTACATCTTGGTCGTTATCGATGCTTTGCTCTATTACTTGGTTTAAATCGTTATACGTATAGCTAATTTTTTCATAAATAATAGTTCCATAGGAATCTTCTATATCGACACTTTCTACGATAAAATTAGCGTCGTTATAGGTGTATTCTACAACTCTATTATCGGGTGACGGAGCTGTACTATCATTATAAGTTAGTGATTTTATTCGGCTACCACTACCTACTTCTCCTCGCAAATTAATAGTAACAGTATAGGTTTTAGTTGATGTTCCATCTTCTGCGGTAACTACAAAAGTTACAGCCTCACCATTAATGTAATTTATAGCTTCTGCAGGACTTGGTGTTATAGTAGCGCCTTCACTCACCGTAATTGCTGCTACTAATGCATCTAAGCTGGTTCCAAAAGGGACACTTACTATAATATCATTACCTAGATCATAGATTATCTCTTCGTCAGGAATGCCTTCAAAGTTGATTGTAAAAGACTCGATACTATTTAAAGCGGATAAAGTTACACTATCATCACTTGAACATGCAACTATTGCGGTTAGAGATACAACAGCTATAAAAATTGAATAGATTTTTTTCATAATACTTCGTTTTTTGATTTTAATTAACATCCTTACAATAGGACATTCTTGTTAACATTAATTTAAATTAGGGTTGTTAATTGTGGCATCCACTGGAAATGGAATCGTATAACGATCGTCATTCTGATCTAATTGATATTGTATGCCATCATAAATTTTAGTAATCGCCTTTCTGCTGGTACGTCGTAAATCATTCCAACGGTGTCCTTCTATAGCCAATTCTCTAAAGCGTTCGTTTAGTATTTCTTCCAGTAATATTTCTTGAGACATTGCCAATAATTCGTTTTCGTAGGCTATCGCAGCAACTGGAGTATAGCGTGCTTTAATTAATGGACGTAATGCATCGACAGCATTTGACAATTGATTTAATGCAGCATAGCTTTCCGCTTTGCTTAAATACAATTCGGAAGTACGAAACGAACACTTATATTTATCGTCGGCATTTTTAACAGCTCTTATTTCTCCTCTGGCACTAATAAAATATTGCGCATAACGCAAATCTTCGGTTGGATTATAAGTATTTAATAAGGCAGAAGAAATTGAAGTATAGTAGGACAAATCGAAAGAAGAAGATGGTTCCAAGGCCAAAATAGATTCCACAGTATCGTATTCTGAAGCTAATACGCTTTCATCTATATTTAAATCTAATAATGCATTGTTTATTGCTAAAGCAGCATCGGCCTCATTAATAGCCAATTGCCACTCTTGTTGAAACAAATACACTCTTGTAGCAAAAGCAGATACTGCCTGCTTAGAGAAACGGTAATTTAAACCCGTTGGCTGCACCTCAAGATTAAGTAAGGTTTTACTTTTCGCAATATCATCAAGGATAAGTGTATATACCTTTTCTACAGATTCTCGCGAATAGGCTCTGTCTAACTCATAGATGGTTACTACAGGTACACCTAGGTCGGCAGAAGCCGTGACTTGGTTATAAGGCTCGGCATACAGATTTAATAATTCGAAATACTGTAAAGCTCTAAGTGCATACGCCTCGCCGAGTAATTGTTGAACTTCTTCAGAATCTCCAGTAATATTCTCTTTCTGATCTATAATATGATTCAC
The Flavivirga spongiicola genome window above contains:
- a CDS encoding M48 family metalloprotease, encoding MQNRMYLLAIGICVVIISWSIVKSKAQVEMPEKLTNQETLMNLYTKKILPLFSEYDSIKFPSHYVIDKNDNTINAGAASGYIEVSQGLVDAPIDTIRIFVMAHELAHMATLAQASLFNLGNEIPNGKLTNIYKKAELLADLIAFYKITVHLPKMARLMKQDFNVLKILFGNETFTHPSGKRRIEQLLIFAEKTKTMSNVDAFKVSFTDIWEME
- a CDS encoding DUF5018 domain-containing protein, giving the protein MKKIYSIFIAVVSLTAIVACSSDDSVTLSALNSIESFTINFEGIPDEEIIYDLGNDIIVSVPFGTSLDALVAAITVSEGATITPSPAEAINYINGEAVTFVVTAEDGTSTKTYTVTINLRGEVGSGSRIKSLTYNDSTAPSPDNRVVEYTYNDANFIVESVDIEDSYGTIIYEKISYTYNDLNQVIEQSIDNDQDVDGDDERVVFTYEDGIIVSSETFTKEDDFAVAISSTTYQYNDLGRIEAKTTSVPGEADNVVTNTYDANGNMLKNDTGIEYSTTIATAFDDKNNPFAHVYPAAFGKIIQTVERGGPNNPSTYESPAYDDNKKSYTYNTDNYPLTIDYSYFGFIFVTQTIVYN
- a CDS encoding RagB/SusD family nutrient uptake outer membrane protein — its product is MKKNMKILSLVLLLVVSSCSDYLDIEPTGLVIPKSVEEYRAFLTAAYSFTTNHKVLTAYRSDELNLSSASLGVEQYKDNFIWNDVDRDPNARSFPYADFYTTIFYVNHIIDQKENITGDSEEVQQLLGEAYALRALQYFELLNLYAEPYNQVTASADLGVPVVTIYELDRAYSRESVEKVYTLILDDIAKSKTLLNLEVQPTGLNYRFSKQAVSAFATRVYLFQQEWQLAINEADAALAINNALLDLNIDESVLASEYDTVESILALEPSSSFDLSYYTSISSALLNTYNPTEDLRYAQYFISARGEIRAVKNADDKYKCSFRTSELYLSKAESYAALNQLSNAVDALRPLIKARYTPVAAIAYENELLAMSQEILLEEILNERFRELAIEGHRWNDLRRTSRKAITKIYDGIQYQLDQNDDRYTIPFPVDATINNPNLN